Genomic window (Mycolicibacterium smegmatis):
GTCGGAGAACGGGATCTGCTCGCCATCAACTACACGTCGGGGACCACGGGCAGGCCCAAAGGCGTGATGTACCACCATCGCGGCGCCTACCTGCAGGCTGTTGCGATGGCCTACCACACGCGTCTCGATCCCTCGACCGGCTATCTGTGGACCTTGCCGATGTTCCATTGCAACGGTTGGTGTTTCACCTGGGCTGTCGGCGCTGCCGGGGGCACCCACATATGTCTGCGCAAGATCGACTCGGCCGAGATCTGGCGATGGCTGCGTGGCGGCGGTATCACCCATTTCAGCGCCGCGCCAACGGTGTTGACGATGATCGCCGAGGATCCTTCGGCGCAACCACTGCCCGCGCGAGTGCACGTCGACACTGGCGGTGCGCCGCCCTCGCCGGCGCTGCTCGCGCGCCTTACGCCGCTGGGGTTCGACGTCACGCATCTCTACGGGCTCACCGAGACGTACGGACCGGTCGCGGTGAACGTGTGGCAACCGGAGTGGGACGAACTGCCGGACGACGAGCAGGCGAGGCTGCGGGCCCGGCAGGGCGTGGGCAACATCATCGCCAACCCGCTGCGGGTCGTGGACCTCGGCGGTGATGACGTGCCGCGGGACGGCACGACCATCGGGGAGATCGCGGCGCGCGGCAACGACGTCATGCTCGGTTACTACAACGACGACGCCGCCACCAGCGCCGCCACCCGTGACGGGTACTTCCTGACCGGTGACCTGGCCGCCATGCATCCCGACGGGTATGTCGAAATTCGGGACCGGGCAAAGGATGTCATCATCTCCGGCGGGGAGAACATCGCGTCGATCGAGATCGAAAAGGTCATCGACAGCCACCCCGAGGTGGTGGAATCGGCGGTTGTCGGTGTGGCGGACGAGAAGTGGGGCGAGGTGCCGGTCGCGTTCATCACGCGGCGCGACGGGTCCGACGTGACATTCGACCAGCTCACCACGTTCCTGCGGGAACATCTCGCCGGTTTCAAGGTGCCGCGCACCATGGTGTTCGACCATCTGCCGAAGACCTCGACGGGCAAGATTCAGAAGAACGTGCTGCGTGCCCGCGCCGAGCAGGACAAGGCGAACTGAGCGCCGCCCTCAGTTCTTGTACGCCGAATGCTTGGTCCCCTGGTCGAACATCGCGGGGACCACGGCAAGCACGGCCGCTCCGACGAGGACGACGCCTACACCCACGGTGGAATGAGTCGGGGAGGCTGTCACGAGTGCCAGTGCGCCAAGGGGCGCCGCGCCGCCTGCGACCGAGGTGCC
Coding sequences:
- a CDS encoding acyl--CoA ligase family protein; protein product: MAVFTFAELTPTSLLQRSAQAFPDRLAIVDGELRLTYTQFAERCGRVTSALAAAGVQPGDRVAALCTNSHVMLELHQAVPARGAVLVPLNTRLAFEEMQYIIGHPGARILIATREFADRARELADDAGIDVVIEGDGYEEWLPDVASPEDRVAVGERDLLAINYTSGTTGRPKGVMYHHRGAYLQAVAMAYHTRLDPSTGYLWTLPMFHCNGWCFTWAVGAAGGTHICLRKIDSAEIWRWLRGGGITHFSAAPTVLTMIAEDPSAQPLPARVHVDTGGAPPSPALLARLTPLGFDVTHLYGLTETYGPVAVNVWQPEWDELPDDEQARLRARQGVGNIIANPLRVVDLGGDDVPRDGTTIGEIAARGNDVMLGYYNDDAATSAATRDGYFLTGDLAAMHPDGYVEIRDRAKDVIISGGENIASIEIEKVIDSHPEVVESAVVGVADEKWGEVPVAFITRRDGSDVTFDQLTTFLREHLAGFKVPRTMVFDHLPKTSTGKIQKNVLRARAEQDKAN